The following proteins are co-located in the Vidua macroura isolate BioBank_ID:100142 chromosome 1, ASM2450914v1, whole genome shotgun sequence genome:
- the LOC128819320 gene encoding feather beta keratin-like, which yields MACNNLCQPCGPTPLANSCNEPCALQCQNSSVIINPSPVLVTLPGPIMTSFPQNTAVGSTSSAALGSELSAQGQPVSGGFGFGLGYGLGGLGCYGRRGYGYIC from the coding sequence ATGGCCTGCAACaacctctgccagccctgcggacccaccccgctggccaacagctgcaacgagccctgtgccctgcagtgcCAGAACTCCAGCGTCATCATCaacccttcccctgtgctggtcaccctgccaggacccatcatgacctccttcccccagaacacCGCCGTCGGATCCACCTCCtcggctgctctgggcagtgagctcagtgcccagggacagcccgtCTCTGGTGGATTTGGCTTTGGCCTTGGCTACGGCCTGGGAGGCCTGGGCTGCTATGGCAGAAGGGGCTATGGCTACATCTGCTAA